TTGATTGTCCTGATGGAAACAGGAAATCACAGAGATAGAAATAAAATCATTTGTTGTTCCCGGTGTGAGGATACCCGGGGGAACGGCATGCAATTGCACACTGTTGAGTGGCATTACCCCCAGCAACCTCCTCCCCTCCATTCTCTCCCCTATGGAGACCTGGAAGAGACGTCATCTGTGGTTGTTATGCTGCGAAATGACGCTGGCACTCTCTCCACCCCCTGCTACTGCAATATTACCCCTGTGGTCTGTTACGGAAGATGCAGCACTCTTCGTCTGCACCATTTCCAGCATGAAGTTTGACGCCTAACAGTAATCAGCCCTCTGCCTTCATTTCCGTCATGTGGAAGTGGAACCATTTGAGCGCGATGCTGATAATAATATCAGCCTAAATGCATCCTACACATAAAGCTCGTGACTGGCCTCGATCCCGTAAAACCTACATGATTTTCTGTGCTGGGAAGCCTCGCAGAGATTTCTTGTTACTGGAACAAAAAGCTTAACAATATTAGAGGGTTAAAAAAGCTTCACAAACAGGCTTTTACGAACagtatttaatgaaaaattgataATTAGCTTCTTATTCTTGGCTTTGTCCTCGTTGTTTTAATTGGTGAGAGGAAAAATACCCTCATCTCCCTGCAAACACATACAAGCCAGCCCCTCCCCATGcaccccccccccaacacacacactctcacactctgGAGGTGCACGTCACTGAGCTCGGGGAATGagtggctcattaagaagaagGATGTGATATTCTGAATAGAGACTGTGAGACTCCCAGCACATCTATTTATAGACGAGATATCTCTATGGCAGTCACCGTGGTGTTGGTTAATTGCAGCCACGGCCCCTGATACCAATTAAGAATGAAACAAATGCTTTTAAGGTGGGGTTTTTGCTCCTCCCTTACTGTAAAGGTCCTCGTGTCCGTCCTGAGTGCATTCAGGAGTGTGTTTGCTCGCCGTGTTTTCCTGTATCAAGTTGGGACATGCAGAGTGCAGTCAAAGCCTCGGTCAGGCTATTTTTAAATGAGCCCCTGTGGAAAGCAAGATCtagattttcttttcattatggTTGCTTTTATATCTCGGGCTGTTGGATGTCCACCCATTCATTGATTTGCTGTGAATCTTAGAGCTTCTCAAAGGTAAGGGATGCATATGTGCTCAGGCGATGTATGTACAGTATTACCGCTACACctggctctttttttttctcctcctccctcctcctcctcctcctccccctggcAGCGCTTTGCTTATCTTGTGAGTTGCTCGGGATCGGTACTTCACAGTGCAGGGAGGATGACACATCTTTCTGTCATTCAGTTTCCTCATGACATCCTGTTAGTTCATCCTGCAGTGCTCTCGCCATCCACCtgccaaaaacaaacagtgtcCCTCAACAAACTCCTGATTCCCGTACACGACTGGAAGGTTTAGTATCAGACCTGTCTTACAGCGCAGACCAGTTTTTCAAAAAGAGATAAATAAtactgcagcagcagcggtgTTTGTCAGAgctgacacaaacacaacagttcccactcagtcagtcagtaagtGCTGTCCATATTGGAAGTTGATAATGGTTGTTATGTTAGCGGGACAACGTCATAGTCAAGAGATAATACATGAGCAAACAAGGCGAACAAAACCGTATCCTTATGTCAACACGTGCACAGCTTTTTTCCAAATTTCGTGCCAGATCAAAATTTGAGCCCGAACAAGCATCCATTATACTACTGACAtatcaaaaaatccaaaaacataaaGGTTAACAATGTAGAAATCCACCGTGTCTTTtataaagtttgaaaaaaatggtgaCGGTATGAGCTTTCAAAACTGACAGCAATGATTCAGGCAGTGTGGGATGAGTGACAGGCTTGGCCATTATAAAACTACAcatccctgcacacacactgcacacacactgcacagttTAACACAccagtaaaacaacaacaacaaccttataaataataacaagCCTGTAAGGATGTAGTGACATCTATTTGTGTGATCTTATCTTTTGTAATAAGCAATCTCTTTGATGCTCAGCACAGCTTTTGTGCACGGCTGCCAACAAATGAAAATCTAAGCCAGACCTCACATAGGAACAGAgtgattacagtttgcaaacaatTTGAAAACACTGATGACACGGCGccaatatcagtttaataaaaacattttgtgataATTCCAAAAGCTACTGGCTCTCTTTTTGGCTTGCAAAGAAAGAGTAGAGGGTGTAAATAATAAGAAAGGCTTCCATGGTGCATTATGGATCAAGAATAAGCTAACTTCATTGAAAATGCTCTTTGACTAACCGTCTTCttctctccccccctcctcccctcttgttttctgtctttctctcccccTCCAGTTCCACCAGGTTAGAAGAGTGATGACCATCCTGTTCCTTACTATGGTTATTTCATACTTCAGTTGCATGAGAGCTGCGCCCCTGAGAGACGCCCCGGGCATGCGGGGCCATCGGACGGAAGGCTACTTGGGCGCCGCTGCGACGGCCGCGCGAGGCCACGGGACTCCACAGAGTGGCGGCGGGCCGGGCCAGCGCGGGGAACTGCCCTCACTCACAGACACGTTTGAGCAGGTGAtagaggagctgctggaggtggAGGGAGAGGCGGCGCAGCTGGGACAGGGGGCTGATAAGAGCCAGGGAGGTGGGGGCCCGTCCTCTGTGGTCACCACGGAGACCAAGGATGTCGACCTGTACGACTCGCGGGTGATGATCAGCAACCAAGTGCCTTTGGAGCCGCCGTTGCTCTTTCTTCTGGAGGAATACAAAAACTATCTGGATGCCGCTAATATGTCCATGAGGGTGCGGCGACACTCCGATCCCTCGCGGCGTGGagagctcagtgtgtgtgacagtaTTAGCCAGTGGGTGACAGCTGTGGATAAAAAGACGGCAATAGACATGTCTGGGCAGACAGTTACCGTCATGGAAAAGGTCCCTGTCCCCAATGGCCAACTGAAGCAATACTTTTATGAGACCAAATGCAACCCCATGGGGTACACAAAGGAGGGCTGCAGAGGAATAGACAAGCGGCATTATAATTCCCAATGCAGGACAACCCAGTCCTACGTGCGAGCGCTTACCATGGATAGCAAAAAGAAGATTGGCTGGCGGTTTATAAGGATAGACACTTCATGTGTATGCACATTGACCATTAAAAGAGGGAGATAGTGTATAAAATGTATAGATTTTATTGAAGAGTTTAAAAAAGAGAATACAGAGAAAATATCtatttgtatatatacataacAGGGTAAATTATTCCGTCAAATGAAAATTTTATGGACtgcatgtaaaaaaagatgaagtTTATACAGTAAAAGTGATACTACAGTCTATTTATTGAACATATTCATGACCttgtaaacaattaaaaaaaatctgatcagTCATTTGCGCCCAGTTTAAATTACTATATCACATCCCTCAAGACATTGTGATTTGTTTACGTTGCCAAGAATtagaaaatgaaggaaaaaaacaggcaAGGAATGAGAGAGGACAGTTCCATCTTCAAAAGCTTGCATGCTGCTTCAATTGTGAATTGAGAAATTCTCCACTTACAAAAAAGGATACGATGCTGACCAAAAAACATTCCGTTTACATATTCAGCAGAAAACAATTTTCCTCTCGAGTAATTTATCTGTTTACTGTTCTAAACTTCTCAAGGTAATGTTGGACTTACATACTATGTCAAGGTGCTGTTGTCAAAGctttgctgtttatttttttatccccACCAGAGGAcaagatatatttaaaaaaaattatatatatatatatatttatgtgtgtatatatatgtatgtgtatatatatatatatatatatacatatatatacatatacgtatatatatacacatagaaAATCTATTCATTGACATGTTTCTGGGTTaatattattcattttgtatgttgtgaagttgtttgcaatattaaactgaaatatttgaagaaataaaaatgactataggcaactgaaaaacaaaatcaatgtcGATAAAGTTTCAACAGTGCATTTCCAGGCAGGATAAACTTTATTATACAGACAGGCAGGCGGGGAGGAAGGCAggcacacacatttacacacacgcacgctcACAAATGCTGCCAAAGAACGACTAAATTAAAACCCTGAATGACCGGGATGCTCAATAAATTTTACAGGCTGCGAGAAAATAAGGTGTTTTCAGCAGCAAGAAGTCGATCCATATAGTGACAGCAATGATGGCAGCGTTACGGGTGGAAAGAATGTATATTTTGCAGCTCTTTCGTGTTATTTTGAGAAgggaaaaagtgacataaaaacgAGTTCCTGTTCCCCACCAGCACATTACTGAAACACAAACTGACTTTCATACTTTGGTGTTTATACACAAGTTTTCAGTGatttacattgtttttactCCAGCTGCACATGTAATATTTCACAATCAAACAAGAAGTCTAGACAACCACAAGTACTCTGGGTTTGACAGTGATGCATTCATCCAAACATTTGTGTACAATAAAACCAAACGGCCAACTGTTCCTCATTAGTAGATGGTAAACCCATCTTTACACCATCACAGATTTTATGCAGCTGTACATTAACTGTGATCAGAAGACGAAGCCTGTGTCGGTATCTGGGTTAAAAAAGAAACCGCTGCAGCTTCGTATCAACATTCCCTCCAGCAGATTATAACTCATAGTGAGCATTACATAGTGGGAACTCGCTGCTTGCCAAGTCTAGACGCCACAGTTTAAGGTCGTAGtggaataacaataaaatgtgttcaACTTTTCAACTTAACACCACAAAACACTTCCACAGTTACCAATAATAAGACATATTTTAGAAAGAGAAGACACTCATAAAAAAAGCTTCATCGCAAGCTTTATTTTTGTCTTATATTTGTGCCACATGTGATCCCAACCATCTCATTTTACTTCTTCGTCATCCACCTCAAGGTAAGTGCGACCTCTGAGGAGAAACTGGATCTGGCATTTTGAGATTTGGAAAACAGATGGCTGAAAAGAGAAAACTTTTTTCATGAATCAAGGAAAAGATGTTCCACTTTCTTCTCTATTTGTCTTGGATCCTCCAGAGGAGGCTGATGAAGATGCTGTGAGTTACTTTTCTTATACAAAAGCTTAGAACAAATAGAGAGTCTGTACGCCATCTCTGAGGAAGCATGCAGTAGTGTCGCTCAAATAATCCCCAAGTAAAAGACACTAAGGTTTCTCAAAATGGCAAACCAGGTAAGAAGTTATTCAGTTATCCTACAGGAAGAAAATCAGTTTCTCTGCCTTGCTTTTCACAGAAAATCCACCTTAACACAGAATTAGAATGatttaataacatttaaacaacCTGTCTGAGCACTAACACATTCTCAGCATACAAGACAGTTAATCACAACTTAAGCCAGATATTTTAGACGAGGTATGAGCTGCTCCATCTATCATAAGTAGGAGCCTCGGGCGTTTTTTGCTTAATTAACAAGGCTTAAGTAATAGAAAACTGCCATTCGCTAATCACACAGTTATTAAAGTAATGGACTCTGAAATTACCATTTGTCTTTGAGTCAGAATAAAGATTGTATTGTCTGTTGTGCATAAATCATGCATGGGAATATATCTTGCAGTGTGATGTCGTATTATTTTGAcccagagaagaaagaaaagtggcacccttttttctttattacaaaaacaatgagcctattgattaaaaaaaggacaataaatGCTGCTGCTCCACTAAATGAGGGTCCTGCATTCAAGTGTGCTGTGCATCTGGCCACACCCCagtcagtgatgtcacagcaggTGTATTTCATCAGCTGTCAGAGGCAAAGCACTTTGTGTGTCATCACCAACCGGGGTGTGGTCAGAGGTGAATCATGCTTGAAAGTTACAGCCCACAGGGAGCAGTGCAGCAGCAGTTTTCTGCAGACTTGAGTGTGCTGGAGTCTCAACATGTGCTGCAAGTcaaccagcagagggcagcagagagAGCATTCCCTCCCAGGTGTCAGCAGAAAGCCAAAGAAGATTCTGGCTGGTCTCAGATTGTCACCAATAATACACAGGACGTCATGTAACACTGTCTTGAGCTATGAGCATCCATGTAAAGGTGCAGCACAGCTGATGAATAATGCATTGACGCACAGATCACTGCTGATTGTGTGATCCTTCAGTAGTGACATGAGACCACCTTCAGTGGGCTAAACACAAGGC
The Centropristis striata isolate RG_2023a ecotype Rhode Island chromosome 2, C.striata_1.0, whole genome shotgun sequence DNA segment above includes these coding regions:
- the bdnf gene encoding brain-derived neurotrophic factor isoform X1 — translated: MFHQVRRVMTILFLTMVISYFSCMRAAPLRDAPGMRGHRTEGYLGAAATAARGHGTPQSGGGPGQRGELPSLTDTFEQVIEELLEVEGEAAQLGQGADKSQGGGGPSSVVTTETKDVDLYDSRVMISNQVPLEPPLLFLLEEYKNYLDAANMSMRVRRHSDPSRRGELSVCDSISQWVTAVDKKTAIDMSGQTVTVMEKVPVPNGQLKQYFYETKCNPMGYTKEGCRGIDKRHYNSQCRTTQSYVRALTMDSKKKIGWRFIRIDTSCVCTLTIKRGR
- the bdnf gene encoding brain-derived neurotrophic factor isoform X2; translated protein: MTILFLTMVISYFSCMRAAPLRDAPGMRGHRTEGYLGAAATAARGHGTPQSGGGPGQRGELPSLTDTFEQVIEELLEVEGEAAQLGQGADKSQGGGGPSSVVTTETKDVDLYDSRVMISNQVPLEPPLLFLLEEYKNYLDAANMSMRVRRHSDPSRRGELSVCDSISQWVTAVDKKTAIDMSGQTVTVMEKVPVPNGQLKQYFYETKCNPMGYTKEGCRGIDKRHYNSQCRTTQSYVRALTMDSKKKIGWRFIRIDTSCVCTLTIKRGR